TTTTGTCACATAGTATTGCTAAGTTTAAGGAACTGAAGTACTCAGCTAGAAATAAGTGGATGCAAAATAAGGTAAGATTTTCATAAGGCTACAACAacctacctaaataaatataaaatagctTTTCTATGTTAAAAGGTGTTAAATACGTAAGAGATTATTGTACAATCAAAtctgtaaaaaacaataattacttaaGAAGTTTACACAAATGctctgtatgtatgtacatgaaaactttaattacctatgttattaaaatgagaAACTGTGTTTCACAAAATCGTTTTTTATTGTACCTTGCCTTTATCTATCCATCCAGCCCAAAAAAGcgcgattaatatttttcttcaaataagttattttgaaaatgccttattttaatgctttcaaaatctaaatatcGTTTGGcaaaaattactaattttaaagTCTATAGTTCAAGCGAAGTCCGATCATTATTATCTGTAGCATCCATGGAACTATTCTGCAAACAATGTACTTGTAAAATagtgttattaaaatttgaataaaactattataattcgAAACAAAACATGTAATGAATAGCAATAAAAGtaaatctttaaattattactctttgatgagataaaatattatgaggttgattttaattttcagcGTGGCAATACTTACCAAGATGTCAATTTGTGAGTGACTAACAAGGATTTGTCTTTACTCCTGGTATTAAAAGTTTCGTCGCAATTTTGTCATTAAGGGTGgataattataaagtatttcTTAATTCTAAGCGAGATTAAACTTCTGTGGATGGTAAGTACCCGTTTTAACGTATTCAAGTTTGGTATTTCACCTGATTTTCGTGGTACTTTTGTAAGTGATCTCATTGAACTAAAATTCGTCATTGGGCAAAGCCAAACAACTTAATGTGGAACCCAATTAGTTTTCTGCTAGCCAGTTTAATTAATGCCTAGTGAACTCTGTAAAGTGAAGATACAATCGTCAATTCAAATGATATGGTAATGTTGGGCAACACTCCTAACAttgtgtacaaatattatttttttaacttttttccttCTTGTTGTCGTTGCATTCTTACACATAAGGCGAAGCCGTTCCTAACAATAGAATGCTCAAATACACATGTATAAGTGTGTTATTAGTAGTTTTTGGTGATATATGCTTATTATTACTGCTTATTAAAGAaagtattgttaattattatgagTATGCAAATTGCTTGTGGATTTGGTTCATGACCACTCATCATTCGCTACTGATTGTAGAACACCTGAGTGTGTAGATAAATCACAAATGTGATAAAagggcaattaaaaaaatgtttatatgaagCAACTTTTGAGCTGCATCATACCTATATCGTTTTTAGGTCATGCCCAAACCTGCTTTTTAAGTTGACCATATAATGGCCTTAAGGCAGATATCAAATTGTTGATACATTTTGTTGACCTCACATCTACTATATCCATATAATGCAATTGAATATGTTCGTGAAACTGGTGTGTAGTCAATTGATGTAGACATTATTTGTTAGATCTGCCTTAAAAACATTATTGCAACTACTGGTTTAGTtgcttaaaaaaaggttaacaatCTTATTGtctttacaaacaaacacataacACACATActtagttgtttatttaaactggttttgattgtattttttgtaactgtttctttttaaacaacaaGGCATATAAGATTGTCtacctttttaagtaccttaaCCAATGCCGTAAAGTTCAGAACCTTGTGAAGCTGCATAggctaatttataaataaaataacaaaactgatCTTCACCCtcactttttttgttatcttatGGTTTCCCTTTTAGCTAGAACTACTTGTAAAAGGATAAAGAATGCAAGTTGTGTTGTTGTTCTGAGTACTGATTGAGTCTTCTGAGTTCTGAcggcacagatagccgagtggttgaggtcttcacaccaaacccactaccccagcaacacaaggattaatatCCTTACTGCAGCCtatcaaaagtaatttttcaaatctCTAACTCCTCAATGTAATTCATTTCCAggtaaaatatcaataaagaaaaatgacaTCATCTAACACTTTGCAAAAGGCTATAGACCTCGTAACGAAAGCAACAGAAGAGGACAAGAACAAGAACTATGAAGAAGCTCTACGTCTCTATGAGCATGGAGTAGAATACTTCCTTCATGCTGTCAAATATGAAGCTCAGGGTGAACGAGCCAAGGAAAGTATAAGAGCTAAATGTTTGCAGTACCTAGACAGAGCAGAAAAACTTAAAGAGTATCTCAAAAAAGACAGCAAGAAGAAACCTGTGAAAGATGGAGAGTCAAACTCCAAGAGTGAAGACAAAAAGagtgacagtgacagtgacTCTGATAACCCAGAGAAGAAGAAACTGCAAGGCAAGCTTGAGGGAGCTATTGTTGTTGAGAAACCTCATGTCAAGTGGAGCGATGTTGCCGGTTTGGAGGCTGCCAAAGAAGCTCTGAAGGAAGCAGTCATCCTCCCAATCAAATTCCCTCACCTATTCACAGGTAAAAGGATACCCTGGAAGGGAATCCTTTTGTTTGGACCACCTGGTACTGGTAAATCTTACCTAGCTAAAGCAGTTGCCACTGAAGCAAATAACTCCACATTTTTCTCAGTCTCATCATCTGATCTTGTTTCAAAGTGGCTTGGTGAGTCTGAGAAGTTAGTAAAGAATTTGTTTGAGTTAGCTCGTCAACACAAGCCAAGTATCATATTTATTGATGAAGTAGATTCTCTTTGCTCATCTCGTTCAGACAATGAGTCGGAATCGGCTCGTCGAATCAAGACCGAGTTTCTGGTTCAAATGCAAGGTGTGGGTAATGACATGGATGGTATTTTAGTTCTTGGGGCTACGAATATCCCGTGGGTACTCGACGCCGCCATCAGAAGACGTTTCGAGAAGCGTATTTATATAGCTCTACCAGAAGAACATGCAAGATTGGATATGTTTAAATTGCATCTGGGTAATACGCGACACCAACTGACTGAGCAGGATTTGAAGGTACTTGCTGCTAAAACTGAGGGATACTCAGGTGCTGATATATGTATTGTGGTGCGGGATGCCTTGATGCAGCCTGTACGTAAGGTGCAGTCTGCTACACACTTCAAGAGGGTTTCTGGACCTAGTCCTACAGATCCTAATATTACTGTAAATGATCTCTTAACCCCATGCTCTCCTGGGGACCCAGGTGCAATGGAGATGACTTGGATGGATGTACCAGGCGACAAACTTAACGAGCCTCCAGTAACAATGTCTGATATGCTTCGGTCCCTAGCAATATCCAAACCTACCGTTAATGATGAGGACATGACTAGACTAACCAAGTTCATGGAAGACTTTGGTCAGGAAGGATAGGTTCGATGCATTttacatatacaaatacaagattttattggCTGTATTGTATTAGAGTTTAATCACAGTGCCTAATGTGTTGCAAATGtggtctttttatttttataacattttcaatcTAGATTAGACCACTTGTATTATTGTATACATATTTCACAATTGTTAATTGATGTTCAAATGTATCACAAATATTTAGCTAAATATTTTCCACTGCACCATACAATGTATTATggattaaaaattgtatgtgatgttacagcttcaatattaattaattcagatAATAACTAGGTTTAAATGATTCGGCTAATCCGCATTTTTCACGCAATAAATTAGTACTTATAGATTGTTTAGGATATTTTATAAGATACTGGTCCAcattagattaaataaattgtgaattgtTATACATATG
This sequence is a window from Trichoplusia ni isolate ovarian cell line Hi5 chromosome 8, tn1, whole genome shotgun sequence. Protein-coding genes within it:
- the LOC113496575 gene encoding vacuolar protein sorting-associated protein 4A-like; amino-acid sequence: MTSSNTLQKAIDLVTKATEEDKNKNYEEALRLYEHGVEYFLHAVKYEAQGERAKESIRAKCLQYLDRAEKLKEYLKKDSKKKPVKDGESNSKSEDKKSDSDSDSDNPEKKKLQGKLEGAIVVEKPHVKWSDVAGLEAAKEALKEAVILPIKFPHLFTGKRIPWKGILLFGPPGTGKSYLAKAVATEANNSTFFSVSSSDLVSKWLGESEKLVKNLFELARQHKPSIIFIDEVDSLCSSRSDNESESARRIKTEFLVQMQGVGNDMDGILVLGATNIPWVLDAAIRRRFEKRIYIALPEEHARLDMFKLHLGNTRHQLTEQDLKVLAAKTEGYSGADICIVVRDALMQPVRKVQSATHFKRVSGPSPTDPNITVNDLLTPCSPGDPGAMEMTWMDVPGDKLNEPPVTMSDMLRSLAISKPTVNDEDMTRLTKFMEDFGQEG